From Amycolatopsis sp. cg9, one genomic window encodes:
- the rpsP gene encoding 30S ribosomal protein S16, whose translation MAVKIKLQRLGKIRAPYYRIIVADARTRRDGKAIETIGKYHPKEEPSLIEVVSERAQYWLGVGAQPTEPVQRLLEITGDWQKFKGLPGAEGTLKVAEPKPSKQDLFNAALAAAGEEPSTEATTPKKKSTPKKAEAEKAEATEGEKAE comes from the coding sequence GTGGCCGTCAAGATCAAGCTGCAGCGCCTCGGCAAGATCCGTGCGCCGTACTACCGCATCATCGTCGCCGACGCGCGCACCCGCCGGGACGGCAAGGCCATCGAGACGATCGGCAAGTACCACCCGAAGGAAGAGCCGAGCCTGATCGAGGTCGTCTCCGAGCGCGCCCAGTACTGGCTGGGTGTCGGCGCGCAGCCGACCGAGCCGGTCCAGCGCCTGCTGGAGATCACCGGTGACTGGCAGAAGTTCAAGGGCCTGCCGGGCGCCGAGGGCACCCTGAAGGTGGCCGAGCCGAAGCCGTCGAAGCAGGACCTGTTCAACGCGGCCCTGGCCGCCGCCGGCGAGGAGCCCTCCACCGAGGCCACCACGCCGAAGAAGAAGTCGACCCCGAAGAAGGCCGAGGCCGAGAAGGCCGAAGCCACCGAGGGTGAGAAGGCCGAGTGA
- a CDS encoding RNA-binding protein codes for MSFLADSLEHLVRGIVDNPDEVRVELLTTRRGRTLEVHVHPDDLGKVIGRGGRTATALRTVMGGIGGRGVRVDVVDTDR; via the coding sequence GTGAGCTTTCTGGCTGACTCCCTCGAGCACCTGGTGCGCGGGATCGTCGACAACCCGGACGAGGTCCGGGTCGAGCTGCTGACCACTCGCCGTGGCCGGACGCTCGAGGTGCACGTGCACCCCGACGACCTCGGCAAGGTGATCGGCCGGGGTGGTCGCACGGCGACCGCCCTGCGCACCGTCATGGGCGGCATCGGTGGCCGCGGCGTCCGCGTCGACGTCGTCGACACCGACCGCTGA
- the rimM gene encoding ribosome maturation factor RimM (Essential for efficient processing of 16S rRNA) translates to MDVVVGRIAKAHGIRGELAVDVRTDSPDERFRVGAAVTTKLRDGSKRELTIAAAREHSGRLLVRFEEVLTRDVAETLRGALLLADTDTLPPTTDPDEFYDHELAGLRAELTDGTVVGKVVEVVHSPAGELLEIDVEGREVLVPFVRAIVPTVDVAGGRVVLDPPEGLLDA, encoded by the coding sequence ATGGACGTCGTAGTCGGCCGCATCGCCAAGGCGCACGGAATCCGCGGGGAACTCGCGGTGGACGTGCGCACGGACTCGCCGGACGAGCGGTTCCGCGTCGGTGCGGCCGTGACGACGAAGCTGCGTGACGGCAGCAAAAGGGAACTCACCATCGCAGCCGCCCGCGAACACAGCGGGCGGCTGCTGGTGCGTTTCGAGGAGGTCCTGACCCGCGACGTCGCCGAGACGCTGCGGGGCGCCCTCCTGCTCGCCGACACCGACACGCTGCCGCCCACCACCGACCCGGACGAGTTCTACGACCACGAGCTGGCCGGCCTGCGGGCCGAGCTGACCGACGGCACGGTCGTCGGCAAGGTCGTCGAGGTCGTCCACTCGCCCGCGGGCGAGCTGCTGGAAATCGACGTCGAGGGCCGCGAGGTGCTGGTGCCCTTCGTCCGCGCGATCGTCCCCACCGTGGACGTCGCCGGCGGCCGGGTCGTGCTCGACCCGCCGGAAGGGCTCCTGGACGCCTGA
- the trmD gene encoding tRNA (guanosine(37)-N1)-methyltransferase TrmD: MRIDVVTIFPEYLDPLRAALLGRAIDRGLIEVGVHDLRDWTHDVHRAVDDAPYGGGPGMVMKPQIWGPALDDVCRPETRLVVPTPAGRPFTQDLAHEYASEKHLVFACGRYEGIDQRVVDDAARRMPVDEVSIGDYVLVGGEAAVLVIVEAVVRLLPGVLGNARSAAEDSFSDGLLEGPSYTRPEVWRELAVPDVLRSGNHALIDRWRRDQALERTARRRPDLLAALPEGSLDKHDRGVLQGLDPEQA; this comes from the coding sequence ATGCGGATCGACGTCGTCACGATCTTCCCCGAATACCTCGACCCGCTGCGCGCCGCGCTGCTGGGCCGGGCGATCGACCGCGGCCTCATCGAGGTCGGCGTGCACGACCTGCGCGACTGGACCCACGACGTGCACCGCGCGGTCGACGACGCCCCGTACGGCGGCGGTCCCGGCATGGTCATGAAGCCGCAGATCTGGGGCCCGGCGCTGGACGACGTCTGCCGTCCGGAGACGCGGCTGGTCGTGCCGACGCCGGCGGGCCGGCCGTTCACCCAGGACCTGGCGCACGAGTACGCCTCGGAAAAGCACCTGGTGTTCGCCTGCGGCCGGTACGAGGGCATCGACCAGCGCGTCGTCGACGACGCGGCCCGCCGGATGCCGGTCGACGAGGTGTCGATCGGCGACTACGTCCTGGTCGGCGGCGAGGCGGCGGTGCTGGTCATCGTCGAGGCCGTCGTCCGGCTGCTGCCCGGGGTGCTCGGCAACGCGCGTTCGGCCGCCGAGGACTCGTTCTCCGACGGCCTCCTCGAAGGGCCCAGCTACACGCGCCCCGAGGTGTGGCGGGAGCTGGCCGTGCCGGACGTGCTGCGCTCCGGGAACCACGCGCTGATCGACCGCTGGCGGCGCGACCAGGCGCTCGAGCGCACCGCCCGGCGCCGCCCCGATCTCCTGGCGGCGCTGCCGGAAGGTAGTCTCGACAAGCACGATCGCGGGGTCCTCCAGGGCTTGGACCCCGAGCAGGCCTAG
- the rplS gene encoding 50S ribosomal protein L19, which translates to MNTLDALDKQSLRSDIPDFRPGDTLKVHVRVIEGNRERNQVFQGVVIRRQGGGIRETFTVRKVSFGVGVERTFPVHSPNIAEVEVHKRGDVRRAKLYYLRDLRGKKAKIKERRENRETASAN; encoded by the coding sequence ATGAACACCCTGGACGCGCTGGACAAGCAGTCGCTGCGTTCCGACATCCCGGACTTCCGCCCGGGCGACACGCTCAAGGTGCACGTCCGCGTCATCGAGGGCAACCGCGAGCGCAACCAGGTCTTCCAGGGCGTCGTGATCCGCCGTCAGGGCGGCGGCATCCGGGAGACCTTCACCGTCCGCAAGGTCTCCTTCGGCGTCGGCGTGGAGCGCACCTTCCCGGTGCACTCGCCGAACATCGCCGAGGTCGAGGTGCACAAGCGCGGTGACGTGCGGCGCGCGAAGCTCTACTACCTGCGCGACCTCCGCGGCAAGAAGGCCAAGATCAAGGAGCGCCGCGAGAACCGCGAGACGGCCTCGGCTAACTGA
- the lepB gene encoding signal peptidase I produces MAEPVSQNAPEDDPDRSEEDKPRLSRSEERGGSRRRRAKPAKKRSFWKELPILLVIALVLTILIQTFLAKVFMIPSGSMEATLHGCPGCHGDRILVDRVTYDFTEPAPGDVIVFKGPPAWINNEIAPQESGNIVVRAIQGLGSLVGFAPPDERDFVKRVIAVGGQTVQCCDSQGRMVVDGKSLDEPYIHWEDPSVQEQKTFEPVKVPAGMVWVQGDNRNNSDDSRFQGGGGVNGAVPVDNIIGKARIIVLPPSRWGGISDHNPQESAQPVALGAPAWQSGLPLGAGIAAAWPTLFLGRKLKSGLRRKR; encoded by the coding sequence GTGGCCGAACCCGTGTCCCAGAACGCTCCCGAGGATGACCCCGATCGCTCCGAAGAGGACAAGCCGCGGCTGTCCCGTTCCGAGGAGCGCGGGGGATCCCGCCGGCGGCGAGCCAAGCCCGCCAAGAAACGGTCGTTCTGGAAGGAACTGCCGATCCTGCTCGTGATTGCCTTGGTGCTCACGATCCTGATCCAGACATTCCTCGCGAAAGTCTTCATGATCCCTTCGGGGTCCATGGAGGCCACGCTGCACGGGTGTCCCGGCTGCCACGGTGACCGGATCCTCGTCGACCGCGTCACCTACGACTTCACCGAGCCCGCCCCGGGTGACGTGATCGTGTTCAAGGGCCCGCCGGCCTGGATCAACAACGAGATCGCGCCGCAGGAATCCGGCAACATCGTCGTCCGCGCGATCCAGGGGCTCGGCTCGCTGGTCGGGTTCGCCCCGCCGGACGAGCGCGACTTCGTCAAGCGGGTGATCGCGGTCGGCGGCCAGACCGTCCAGTGCTGCGACTCGCAGGGCCGGATGGTCGTGGACGGCAAGTCGCTCGACGAGCCGTACATCCACTGGGAAGACCCGTCGGTCCAGGAGCAGAAGACCTTCGAGCCGGTCAAGGTGCCGGCCGGGATGGTCTGGGTCCAGGGCGACAACCGCAACAACTCCGACGACTCCCGGTTCCAGGGCGGCGGCGGCGTGAACGGCGCGGTTCCCGTGGACAACATCATCGGCAAGGCGCGGATCATCGTCCTCCCGCCGAGCCGCTGGGGCGGGATCAGCGACCACAACCCGCAGGAGTCGGCGCAGCCGGTGGCGCTCGGCGCGCCGGCGTGGCAGAGCGGGCTCCCGCTCGGCGCCGGGATCGCGGCGGCCTGGCCGACGCTGTTCCTCGGGCGCAAGCTGAAGTCCGGACTGCGCCGGAAACGCTAA
- a CDS encoding ribonuclease HII has protein sequence MVRGDLFWGLQGALDRRGLGPVAGVDEAGAGACAGPLVVAACVLKQGDAAKLTELTDSKLMTAKARDRVYDLVLARAVDYSVIVIPTAEVDLYGIRVMNLEGMRRAASALRVHPGYILTDGFRVPGLTAPNTAVIKGDRSVACIAAASVLAKVTRDRIMAGYHDDLPHYGFDVHKGYSTSDHLAALREHGPSDVHRWSYTNVATVAVKHGVRPTRPVLLTYAALEKAMEAGTTATLSAALDEALEPQLSLPLHAPAAGVGHNERSAGGAAARSRGGARIS, from the coding sequence GTGGTGCGCGGCGACCTCTTCTGGGGTCTGCAGGGCGCGCTCGACCGCCGTGGCCTCGGCCCGGTCGCCGGTGTGGACGAAGCCGGCGCCGGGGCGTGCGCGGGGCCGCTGGTGGTCGCGGCTTGCGTGCTCAAGCAGGGCGACGCGGCGAAGCTGACCGAGCTGACCGACTCCAAGCTGATGACGGCGAAGGCGCGCGACCGGGTCTACGACCTGGTCCTCGCCCGGGCCGTCGACTATTCGGTGATCGTCATCCCGACGGCGGAGGTCGACCTATACGGCATCCGGGTGATGAACCTCGAGGGCATGCGCCGGGCCGCGTCGGCGTTGCGCGTGCACCCCGGCTACATCCTCACCGACGGCTTCCGCGTCCCGGGCCTGACCGCCCCGAACACGGCGGTGATCAAGGGCGACCGCTCGGTGGCCTGCATCGCGGCCGCGTCGGTGCTGGCGAAGGTGACGCGGGACCGCATCATGGCGGGCTATCACGACGACCTGCCGCACTACGGTTTCGACGTGCACAAGGGTTACAGCACGTCGGACCATTTGGCGGCCCTGCGCGAACACGGCCCCAGCGACGTCCACCGCTGGTCTTACACGAACGTGGCCACGGTGGCGGTCAAGCACGGCGTGCGCCCCACCAGGCCGGTCCTGCTGACGTACGCGGCCCTGGAGAAAGCCATGGAGGCCGGCACGACGGCGACCTTGTCCGCGGCTCTCGACGAAGCACTCGAGCCACAACTCAGCCTGCCGCTGCATGCCCCGGCCGCGGGTGTGGGTCACAATGAACGCTCCGCCGGCGGAGCAGCAGCACGATCCCGAGGAGGGGCGCGGATTTCATGA
- a CDS encoding DUF2469 domain-containing protein codes for MSAEDLEKYETEMELSLYREYRDIVGQFSYVVETERRFYLANAVDVQVRDGGGEVYFEVRMSDAWVWDMYRPARFVKHVRVITFKDVNVEELDKPDLRLPEDGPFSG; via the coding sequence ATGAGCGCAGAGGATCTCGAGAAGTACGAGACCGAGATGGAGCTCTCGCTGTACCGCGAGTACCGCGACATAGTGGGTCAGTTCTCGTACGTGGTGGAGACCGAGCGGCGGTTCTACCTGGCCAACGCAGTGGACGTCCAGGTCCGCGACGGCGGCGGCGAGGTGTACTTCGAGGTCCGCATGTCGGACGCCTGGGTCTGGGACATGTACCGCCCGGCCCGCTTCGTCAAGCACGTCCGGGTCATCACGTTCAAGGACGTCAACGTGGAGGAGCTCGACAAACCCGACCTACGCCTCCCGGAAGACGGCCCGTTCTCGGGCTGA
- a CDS encoding YraN family protein yields the protein MTGTDELARHRRDLGAWGEDLALRYLQDRGLVLLARNWRCREGELDLVFTDRARVIVCEVKTRSGTEFGLPTETVTEEKAGRVRRAAQRWLREFRIGWCPVRYDVVTILAEPGTKPRLQHLEAAF from the coding sequence ATGACGGGCACCGACGAGCTCGCAAGACACCGCCGCGACCTGGGCGCCTGGGGCGAGGACTTGGCCCTCCGCTACCTGCAGGACCGCGGCCTCGTCCTGCTGGCCCGCAACTGGCGCTGCCGCGAAGGCGAGCTCGACCTGGTCTTCACCGACCGCGCCCGCGTCATCGTCTGCGAGGTGAAAACCCGCTCCGGCACCGAATTCGGCCTCCCGACGGAAACCGTCACGGAGGAGAAAGCCGGCCGCGTCCGCCGGGCCGCTCAGCGCTGGCTGCGCGAGTTCCGCATCGGCTGGTGCCCCGTCCGCTACGACGTCGTCACCATCCTCGCCGAACCGGGCACAAAGCCCCGCCTCCAGCACCTCGAGGCGGCGTTCTGA
- a CDS encoding YifB family Mg chelatase-like AAA ATPase, which translates to MPIAKAWSVALLGIDGRVIEIEADLGGGLSRITLVGLPDAGLREAKDRVRSAVRNSGQPWPEGKVTLGLSPANLPKVGSAYDLGIAAAVLAATGSVPATRLLGTVLLGELALDGRVRPVRGILPGLLAARAAGYERAVVPAESLVEAALVDGIEVAGAPHLRDFVAWLKREGELAHPEPPGPAVPPVVPDLADVVGQPEARWALEVAAAGGHHVLFTGPPGVGKTMLAKRLPGLLPRLSPEESLEVTAVHSVDGSLSKSSPLVTVPPFVAPHHSITVAALIGGGSGLASPGAISRAHRGVLFLDEVCEFGGERLESLRTVLEEGEVRIARVKGAITYPARFQLVLATNPCACAPPKDTDCVCTPTARRRYLSRLSGPLLDRVDLSVRLRPLSALSAHDTDAAEPTEKVRERVLEARHRAADRWKEQGWRSNSEVPGPALRREFALPPDATVLLDRAMDRGFLSGRGADRCLRIAWTLADLDGEDRPGAEQVGAALDFRERVAA; encoded by the coding sequence ATGCCCATCGCCAAAGCCTGGAGCGTCGCGTTGCTGGGGATCGACGGCCGGGTCATCGAGATCGAAGCCGACCTCGGCGGCGGCCTCAGCCGCATCACCCTGGTCGGCCTGCCCGACGCCGGGCTGCGCGAAGCGAAGGACCGCGTCCGGTCGGCCGTCCGCAACTCCGGGCAGCCGTGGCCTGAGGGCAAGGTGACGCTCGGCCTGTCCCCGGCGAACCTGCCGAAGGTCGGCTCGGCCTACGACCTCGGCATCGCCGCCGCGGTGCTCGCCGCGACCGGCTCGGTCCCGGCGACCCGGCTGCTCGGCACGGTCCTGCTCGGCGAGCTCGCCCTCGACGGCCGCGTCCGCCCGGTCCGCGGCATCCTCCCCGGCCTGCTGGCGGCCCGCGCGGCCGGCTACGAACGCGCCGTCGTCCCGGCGGAGTCCCTCGTGGAGGCCGCGCTGGTCGACGGCATCGAAGTCGCGGGCGCACCGCACTTGCGGGATTTCGTCGCGTGGCTGAAGCGAGAAGGCGAGCTGGCGCACCCGGAGCCACCCGGCCCGGCGGTCCCGCCGGTCGTGCCGGACCTCGCCGACGTCGTCGGACAGCCGGAAGCCCGCTGGGCCTTGGAGGTGGCCGCCGCGGGCGGGCACCACGTCCTGTTCACCGGCCCGCCCGGCGTCGGCAAGACGATGCTGGCGAAACGCCTGCCCGGCCTGCTGCCCCGGCTGTCGCCCGAGGAGTCCCTGGAGGTCACCGCGGTGCACTCGGTCGACGGGTCGCTGTCGAAGTCGTCACCGCTGGTCACCGTGCCGCCGTTCGTGGCCCCGCACCACTCGATCACGGTCGCGGCGCTCATCGGCGGCGGCAGCGGTCTCGCCTCCCCGGGCGCGATCAGCCGCGCCCACCGCGGCGTGCTGTTCCTCGACGAAGTCTGCGAGTTCGGCGGCGAGCGCCTCGAATCACTGCGGACGGTGCTCGAAGAAGGCGAGGTGCGCATCGCGCGCGTCAAAGGCGCGATCACTTACCCGGCGCGGTTCCAGCTCGTGCTGGCGACCAACCCCTGCGCGTGCGCGCCACCGAAGGACACCGACTGCGTCTGCACACCGACGGCCCGCCGCCGCTACCTCAGCCGCCTCTCCGGGCCACTGCTCGACCGCGTCGACCTGTCCGTCCGCCTGCGCCCGCTGAGCGCGCTCAGCGCCCACGACACCGACGCGGCGGAGCCGACGGAGAAAGTCCGTGAGCGCGTGCTCGAGGCTCGCCACCGCGCGGCCGACCGGTGGAAGGAGCAGGGCTGGCGCTCGAACTCCGAGGTACCCGGTCCGGCGTTGCGCCGCGAGTTCGCGCTGCCCCCGGACGCAACGGTCCTCCTGGACCGCGCCATGGACCGTGGTTTCCTGAGTGGCCGCGGCGCCGACCGTTGCCTGCGCATCGCGTGGACCCTGGCCGACCTGGACGGCGAGGACCGCCCCGGCGCCGAACAGGTCGGTGCGGCGCTGGACTTCCGCGAACGGGTGGCGGCATGA